In bacterium, the following are encoded in one genomic region:
- the pyrE gene encoding orotate phosphoribosyltransferase codes for MEEKQIYELFKEKNALLEGHFLLTSGLHSPMYLQCAKVLQYPDIAQKLCSQLAQNYLKSNIDVVVSPAVGGLIVGHEVARALKVRAIFAERVDGKMAFKRGFELNKDDNVLVVEDVVTTGGSLNEIIQLLKEKGCNIVGVGSLVDRSGGKVKFEIEKISLLNLDIQNYPSQSCSLCDKKTPLVYLGSRNKSTK; via the coding sequence ATGGAAGAGAAACAAATCTACGAACTTTTTAAAGAAAAGAATGCGCTTCTGGAAGGGCACTTCCTTCTTACAAGCGGTCTTCATTCCCCCATGTATTTGCAATGCGCTAAGGTTTTGCAATATCCTGATATAGCTCAAAAACTATGCAGCCAACTGGCGCAAAATTATTTAAAATCTAATATAGATGTTGTAGTTTCTCCTGCAGTAGGCGGGTTGATTGTCGGGCATGAAGTCGCTCGGGCTTTAAAGGTGAGAGCTATCTTTGCTGAAAGAGTTGACGGGAAGATGGCTTTTAAAAGGGGATTTGAATTAAACAAAGACGACAATGTTCTTGTAGTTGAAGATGTGGTAACTACAGGCGGGTCTTTAAACGAGATTATTCAACTTTTAAAAGAAAAAGGATGTAATATTGTAGGTGTAGGCTCGCTTGTGGACAGAAGCGGCGGCAAAGTTAAATTTGAAATAGAAAAAATATCGCTTCTAAATCTTGATATCCAAAATTATCCGAGCCAATCGTGTTCTTTGTGTGATAAGAAAACTCCGCTTGTCTATTTGGGGAGTCGCAATAAAAGCACAAAGTAA
- a CDS encoding YifB family Mg chelatase-like AAA ATPase produces the protein MLSKIYSSAVVGIEAKLIEIEVDVGRGLPAINIVGLPDTAVKESKDRVKSAIKNSGFEFPNRKITINLAPADVKKEGAGFDLPIALGILSATGQIKNKESPTSTGRRTGGKLASYMFIGELALDGTLRNSRGVLPIAIFTKERKHSLIVPHQNRFEAGVIEGLNVYPIKNLTQCVKFLNDEEEISPVHFDLKEIFKKARSYAVDFSEVRGQHHIKRALEVGIAGGHNMIMIGPPGAGKTMLAKRLATIMPDITLEESIETTKIHSVSGLIAPNSPLVAIRPFRSPHHTTSDIALVGGGQYPHPGEISLAHNGVLFLDELPEFNRNVLEALRQPLEDGEINISRASGSLSYPARFTLVCAMNPCPCGYFTHPEKECKCTPYQIQKYRSKISGPLLDRIDIHIEVPPLKFVEVSDSRDSEESKDIRQRINRARVIQFERFQSRKGVNSQRDEHKKYYCNAFMSNKDINAYCNVEEEGKNLLKQAMAKLGLSARAYHKILKVARTIADLETESEIKSSHIAEAIQYRVLDRNLEV, from the coding sequence ATGCTTTCTAAAATATATTCTTCGGCGGTTGTTGGTATAGAAGCCAAACTAATTGAAATAGAAGTAGATGTTGGAAGAGGGCTTCCCGCAATAAACATAGTAGGCTTGCCTGATACTGCAGTAAAAGAATCTAAGGACAGGGTCAAATCGGCTATAAAAAACTCGGGGTTTGAGTTTCCAAATCGCAAAATAACAATAAATTTGGCTCCGGCAGATGTGAAAAAAGAAGGGGCCGGTTTTGACTTGCCTATTGCGCTTGGGATTCTTTCTGCAACCGGACAAATTAAAAACAAAGAGTCTCCGACCTCTACGGGTCGTAGAACCGGAGGGAAACTTGCTTCTTATATGTTTATCGGTGAGTTAGCTTTGGATGGCACGTTAAGAAACTCTAGAGGTGTTTTACCGATAGCTATATTTACCAAAGAAAGAAAACATTCTCTTATAGTCCCGCACCAAAATCGTTTTGAAGCGGGAGTAATTGAAGGATTAAATGTATATCCGATAAAGAACTTAACGCAATGTGTTAAATTTTTAAATGATGAAGAAGAAATAAGCCCTGTTCATTTTGACCTTAAAGAGATTTTTAAGAAGGCCCGTTCGTATGCAGTGGATTTCTCTGAAGTTAGAGGACAGCATCATATAAAAAGAGCGTTGGAAGTTGGCATTGCAGGCGGACATAATATGATTATGATTGGTCCTCCCGGAGCCGGAAAAACAATGCTGGCAAAACGGCTTGCTACTATAATGCCTGACATAACACTTGAAGAATCTATTGAAACAACTAAAATTCATTCGGTTTCGGGATTGATTGCGCCTAATAGTCCTTTGGTTGCCATAAGGCCGTTTCGTTCTCCGCACCATACAACATCAGATATAGCGCTTGTTGGTGGAGGACAATATCCTCATCCCGGAGAAATCAGTCTTGCTCATAACGGAGTGCTTTTCTTGGATGAATTGCCGGAATTTAATCGAAACGTTTTGGAGGCGCTACGCCAGCCGCTTGAAGACGGAGAGATAAATATATCCAGAGCAAGTGGCTCTTTAAGTTATCCGGCCCGTTTTACATTGGTTTGCGCAATGAATCCTTGTCCCTGCGGATATTTCACGCATCCCGAAAAAGAATGCAAATGCACACCGTATCAGATACAAAAATACCGTTCCAAGATTTCAGGGCCCCTGCTTGACAGAATAGATATTCATATTGAGGTCCCACCGTTAAAATTCGTAGAAGTTTCGGATAGCAGAGATTCGGAAGAATCCAAAGATATAAGGCAACGCATTAATAGAGCAAGAGTGATTCAGTTTGAAAGATTCCAATCACGTAAGGGAGTAAACTCCCAACGGGACGAGCACAAAAAATATTATTGTAATGCTTTTATGAGCAACAAAGATATCAATGCTTACTGTAATGTAGAAGAAGAAGGTAAAAATCTATTGAAGCAGGCTATGGCAAAATTAGGACTAAGCGCAAGGGCATATCACAAGATACTAAAAGTTGCGCGAACAATAGCCGACTTGGAAACTGAATCGGAAATTAAATCCTCCCATATTGCCGAAGCAATTCAATATAGAGTGCTTGATAGAAATCTTGAAGTATAA
- a CDS encoding PilZ domain-containing protein: MEANGRERRRYVRLRLDLPMHLQWITKNGIVSSKSCNSSNVSAGGVYYKSKKELPLDTDAMIVFNLPVNDLANFRILRTRGKVIRVEKSETDKKGIVLEFLGELKFSAIYND, encoded by the coding sequence ATGGAAGCAAACGGTCGGGAACGTAGAAGATATGTAAGATTGCGATTGGATCTTCCTATGCATCTTCAGTGGATAACTAAAAACGGCATTGTATCCAGCAAAAGTTGTAATAGTTCAAATGTGAGCGCAGGAGGCGTCTATTATAAGAGCAAGAAAGAACTTCCTTTGGATACAGATGCTATGATTGTTTTTAATTTACCTGTTAATGATTTGGCCAACTTTAGAATATTAAGGACTCGGGGTAAAGTTATCAGAGTGGAAAAATCTGAAACAGACAAAAAGGGAATAGTTTTGGAATTTTTGGGGGAATTGAAATTCTCTGCTATTTATAATGATTGA
- a CDS encoding prepilin-type N-terminal cleavage/methylation domain-containing protein, with product MDKSKGFTLAELLVVIIIVGILSSLAIPIFRQSVRRAMATEGYALVGAIRTAQRTYFAEKNQYTSNWVDIEGNIEISNKKYFSSAPPTFTASGTGSGAVFTATVIGAGDASGITISINQAGVITVSGL from the coding sequence ATGGATAAAAGCAAAGGGTTTACCCTTGCAGAACTTCTTGTGGTTATAATTATAGTAGGGATTTTATCTTCCTTGGCAATTCCTATCTTTAGACAAAGCGTAAGAAGAGCAATGGCTACTGAGGGCTATGCTTTAGTCGGAGCCATAAGAACGGCGCAAAGAACATATTTTGCCGAAAAAAATCAATACACTTCCAATTGGGTTGATATAGAGGGCAACATTGAAATAAGTAACAAGAAATACTTCAGTTCAGCCCCCCCAACCTTTACCGCAAGCGGCACAGGAAGTGGAGCTGTTTTTACAGCTACCGTTATCGGGGCAGGAGATGCATCCGGAATTACTATATCTATAAACCAAGCAGGAGTTATAACCGTAAGCGGATTATAA
- a CDS encoding Fic family protein: protein MSKTLYVFNTISCLRERYYAASIGKESLIKILSEAEIAEQVYNSNAIENSTLTLEDTEKILLQIDLDRYISEREIFEAKNLARVVSYIDTKAKEQELILDVILLLHKMLMANIRDDVAGRFRKAGEYVRVANHIAPRPEEIKERLEKMLAGYNALSHANIIKRIALLHLTFEQTHPFVDGNGRIGRVINNYLLIREGFVPVNIKFIDKVMYYEAFKQFNEKGVTEIMEEIVGKSLTNSYHKRLAYLEGTRIITLSEYAKEYKTSHSNLINKANRQTIEAFLEKGVWKIGVRQDKK, encoded by the coding sequence ATGTCAAAGACACTATATGTTTTTAATACAATAAGCTGTTTAAGAGAACGGTATTATGCCGCATCTATCGGCAAGGAATCGCTTATAAAAATCTTAAGCGAGGCGGAGATTGCCGAGCAGGTGTATAACTCTAATGCTATCGAGAACAGTACTCTCACGCTTGAGGATACGGAAAAAATACTTTTACAGATAGACTTGGACAGATATATTTCCGAGAGAGAAATTTTTGAAGCGAAAAATCTTGCGCGTGTAGTTTCTTATATTGATACAAAAGCCAAAGAACAGGAACTTATTCTTGATGTTATTCTTCTGCTTCACAAAATGCTTATGGCGAATATACGAGACGATGTTGCCGGGAGATTTCGCAAGGCAGGAGAATATGTTCGAGTTGCCAACCATATAGCCCCAAGACCCGAAGAGATAAAAGAAAGATTAGAGAAAATGCTTGCCGGATATAATGCATTAAGCCATGCAAATATTATAAAGCGCATTGCTCTACTGCATCTTACTTTTGAGCAGACGCACCCGTTTGTTGATGGCAACGGCCGCATAGGAAGGGTAATAAATAATTATTTGCTGATACGCGAAGGTTTTGTGCCTGTTAATATTAAATTCATTGACAAGGTAATGTATTATGAAGCGTTTAAACAGTTCAACGAAAAAGGCGTTACGGAAATTATGGAGGAAATAGTAGGTAAATCGCTTACAAATAGTTATCATAAGCGTCTTGCGTATCTGGAAGGTACGCGTATTATTACGCTTTCCGAATACGCCAAAGAGTATAAAACATCGCATTCTAATTTAATCAATAAAGCAAATCGCCAAACCATAGAGGCTTTTCTTGAAAAAGGCGTTTGGAAAATTGGCGTAAGGCAGGATAAAAAATAA